A single region of the Thermoplasmata archaeon genome encodes:
- the sodX gene encoding nickel-type superoxide dismutase maturation protease, producing the protein MLPLGRFRVEDDSMRPTLEPGDFVLVNRWAYRFRKPAEGDVVVLRSPEGPNFLIKRIANVVDATKVFVVGDNPQGSRDSRHFGPVDRRALLGKVWLTARP; encoded by the coding sequence ATGCTCCCGCTTGGCCGCTTCCGCGTCGAGGACGACAGCATGCGGCCGACGCTCGAGCCCGGGGACTTCGTCCTCGTGAATCGGTGGGCGTATCGATTCCGGAAGCCCGCAGAAGGAGACGTCGTCGTCTTGCGGAGCCCGGAGGGGCCCAATTTCCTCATCAAGCGCATCGCGAACGTCGTGGACGCCACGAAGGTCTTCGTCGTCGGCGACAATCCGCAAGGGAGCCGCGACAGCCGCCACTTCGGCCCCGTCGACCGACGTGCCCTGCTCGGGAAGGTGTGGCTCACAGCGAGGCCCTGA
- a CDS encoding MFS transporter, which yields MRFVLLVGLVSLFADTTYEGSRSIVGPYLGLLGATGTIVGLVAGAGELIGYGVRIVSGYLSDRSAQYWPITFVGYTINLLAVPALALAGNWPLAATLIILERFGKGVRTPARDAMLSHATKEVGHGWGFGVHEAMDQIGAMLGPIVVAVVLFLGQGYPTGFAILLLPAVLALAVLATARFLYPRPRELEPVSAPLETEGFPRAYWIYLAGVAFLAAGFADFALISFHFGQAGIVAPVLIPIFYAVAMGVDALAALVFGRLFDRLGVAVLLVAVVVSFGFAPLVFLGDFTFALIGSALWGVGLGAQESIMRAAVAGMVSPQRRGSAFGVFNTGYGIVWFAGSAVMGVLYDVSLPALVAFSIAAQLLSIPWLVWTARILKGPSPREAT from the coding sequence ATGCGGTTCGTCCTCCTCGTCGGCCTCGTGAGCCTCTTCGCCGACACGACGTACGAGGGATCGCGCAGCATCGTCGGTCCCTACCTGGGCCTGCTGGGCGCCACGGGTACGATCGTCGGGCTCGTCGCGGGCGCGGGCGAACTCATCGGCTATGGCGTCCGGATCGTTTCCGGATACCTGAGCGATCGGAGCGCGCAGTACTGGCCGATCACGTTCGTCGGGTATACGATCAATCTCCTCGCGGTCCCCGCGCTCGCCCTGGCGGGGAATTGGCCCCTCGCAGCCACGCTGATCATCCTGGAGCGGTTCGGAAAGGGCGTCCGGACCCCCGCACGGGACGCGATGCTCTCCCACGCGACGAAGGAGGTCGGCCATGGGTGGGGGTTCGGTGTCCACGAAGCGATGGACCAGATCGGCGCGATGCTCGGCCCGATCGTGGTCGCGGTCGTCCTGTTCCTCGGACAAGGCTATCCGACCGGCTTCGCGATCCTCCTCCTTCCCGCTGTCCTCGCCCTCGCGGTCCTCGCGACGGCGCGCTTCCTGTATCCGCGGCCGCGGGAGCTGGAACCCGTGTCCGCCCCGCTGGAGACGGAAGGCTTTCCACGGGCCTATTGGATCTACCTCGCGGGCGTCGCGTTCCTCGCGGCCGGCTTCGCCGACTTCGCCCTGATTTCGTTCCACTTCGGGCAGGCGGGGATCGTCGCGCCGGTCCTCATCCCGATCTTCTATGCCGTCGCGATGGGCGTCGACGCGCTCGCGGCCCTCGTCTTCGGGCGCCTCTTCGACCGCTTGGGCGTGGCGGTCCTCCTCGTCGCCGTCGTCGTGTCGTTCGGATTCGCGCCCCTCGTCTTCCTGGGGGATTTCACCTTCGCGCTGATCGGTTCGGCGCTCTGGGGCGTCGGCTTGGGGGCCCAGGAGTCGATCATGCGTGCGGCGGTCGCGGGGATGGTCTCCCCGCAACGTCGCGGGAGCGCGTTCGGCGTCTTCAACACGGGATACGGCATCGTCTGGTTCGCCGGGAGCGCGGTGATGGGCGTCCTCTACGACGTCTCCCTGCCGGCCCTCGTCGCCTTCTCGATCGCGGCCCAGCTCCTCTCGATCCCGTGGCTCGTGTGGACGGCGAGGATCCTCAAGGGTCCGTCGCCGCGAGAGGCGACGTGA